In Kaistia defluvii, the sequence CTGGCGATCAGGCGTCGCAGCATCGGGATTTCCTTGAAGCTCGAACCGTCGATGCCGCGAAGGCGTCGCGTCGGATGGCAAGCATGGAGCAGTCGCGGCCACAAAAGCGGGGCGGCAACCGGTCATGCAGCGGGTCAGGAAGAACGTTCGCGACGGTCAGCCGCCGCGAACGCCCGGATGCGGGGGCTACTTGCCCGAGAGGATGTCGTCATAGAGCTGCGCGGTATCCTTTTCGTAGAGGGCACCGGTGATGACGTTGAAGCCCGGAGGAATGCCGCTGGCCGCCATGTTGGCGAGCGAAAGGGCGACGTAGGAGGTCGCCTGCGGGTCCTGCCACTGGGCGGCGTTCACATAGCCCTGCAGCACTTCCTGGGTGGTGTCGAGCGAGTTGCCCCAGCCGACGACGGGGATTTCGCCGGGCTTGACGCCGACCTGGTCGAATACGCGCTTGATAGAGCCGTTGACCAGGTCGCCCATGCCGATGATCGCCTTGATCTTGGCGCGGTTGGTGGTCAGGTAGTCCGACATGCGGGTGATGATCTCGCCCTGGTCAAGCGTTGTATCCGTGACTTCCCAGGTGATGCCGAGCGGCTTGAAGACGGATGCTATGCCTTCTTCTTCCTGCACGCCATAGGTGGCGCCGGGCACTTCGACCGGCATCCAGACGAAGTCGCCTGCCTTCACATGGCCCTTGTCGACCAGATACTGCGCCCAGTGACGGCCGAACACGACGTTGTCGCCGCCGACATAGGCGTTGAACGAAGCCTTCGGATCGGGCGTGTTGAAGTTGATGATCGGGATCTTGGCGGCGTTGGCTTCCTTGGCGATCTCGACGAGGCTGCCCGGATCGGGGCTCGACGTCACGATGCCATCGGCCTTAGCGGCGATGGCGGCGCGCAGCGCTTCCTGCTGCGAGGGCACGTCATTGCCGTGGAACGAGGTGTTGACGGTGTTGCCCGTATCCTTCGCCCATTGCTGCGCCCCGGCGAGGAAGTAGGTCCAGACCGGATCGGCCGGCGTGCCGTGCGAGACCCAGTAGAAGGTCTTGGCATTGGCGGCGGCGGGAATTGCTAGCGCTAGCATTGCGCCGGACAAGAGTATCGTCAGCTTCTTGAACATGGTCGTCCTCCCAGTGAACTTTGTTCCCGTGACCACGGCTATGGTTGCCGTTCCGCCGCGTTGCGCGGCGCGCTCGCCCCCGTCGGGTTGTTTCCCGTCCTGGG encodes:
- a CDS encoding substrate-binding domain-containing protein, with the protein product MFKKLTILLSGAMLALAIPAAANAKTFYWVSHGTPADPVWTYFLAGAQQWAKDTGNTVNTSFHGNDVPSQQEALRAAIAAKADGIVTSSPDPGSLVEIAKEANAAKIPIINFNTPDPKASFNAYVGGDNVVFGRHWAQYLVDKGHVKAGDFVWMPVEVPGATYGVQEEEGIASVFKPLGITWEVTDTTLDQGEIITRMSDYLTTNRAKIKAIIGMGDLVNGSIKRVFDQVGVKPGEIPVVGWGNSLDTTQEVLQGYVNAAQWQDPQATSYVALSLANMAASGIPPGFNVITGALYEKDTAQLYDDILSGK